From Methanophagales archaeon:
CGCAGTCCGGGCGCGTGACCGCGTAGCGAAATCGTATAAACAGAACCGGCACAGGCAGCACAAGTTCAGACAGCTCAGTATGGATCTGGATAAGAAACTCTTTACTCTGCTCAGGAACAACGGCGAGTTCAGAATCTCCATTGCTACCCTCCACGGACGTGTGAAGCTCGCACTTGACATTGGTGACTATCAGCGTCAACTCCTGAACAATCCCGTACAGGATGCCAAGATTACTTTCCGAAATGGTGACATCTATGCCCATATCGCCGTCAGATATGAGATTCCCGATCCTGAAGGGAGTAATTATGTTGGCGTGGACATCGGCGAAAGGAATATCATTGTCGCTTCCAACGGGTTTAAACGTAAGGGGGGTGATATAAAAGCGAGAAGGGAACATTATAGGGAACAGAGGCGAGCGCTCCAGAAAATAGGCACTTCCTCTGCGAAGAGGAAGCTTAAACGGCTTAGTGGTAGGGAGAAGCGATGGGCTAATACCGTCTTGCACCAGATAAGCAGAGAATTCGTTGACAGTCTCAAGGAAGGCGATGTGGTGGTGCTGGAGGATCTCACGGGAATAAGAGACCACATCAAGAGACGGAAGAAGGATAGAGCGGGCTTCCACAGCTGGGCGTTCAGAAAGCTCACTGCGATGATAGAATACAAGTGTCTTGAAAGAGGCATACCGGTTATTCGTGTGGATCCCGCGTATACATCGCAGCAATGT
This genomic window contains:
- a CDS encoding transposase, which codes for MNMMEATKTVVCKLRATEEEAEKIRETAIAFRDACNYISEIAFTQRCFNPVALHHFTYRTVRERYKLPANLAVRARDRVAKSYKQNRHRQHKFRQLSMDLDKKLFTLLRNNGEFRISIATLHGRVKLALDIGDYQRQLLNNPVQDAKITFRNGDIYAHIAVRYEIPDPEGSNYVGVDIGERNIIVASNGFKRKGGDIKARREHYREQRRALQKIGTSSAKRKLKRLSGREKRWANTVLHQISREFVDSLKEGDVVVLEDLTGIRDHIKRRKKDRAGFHSWAFRKLTAMIEYKCLERGIPVIRVDPAYTSQQCPRCDVIDRRNRRTQALFRCVNCGFQDNADHVASVNLSELGAGSHSRGCCQPA